In Numidum massiliense, a single genomic region encodes these proteins:
- a CDS encoding YueI family protein, translating to MTRREDELQRTLQEGIYGTPELKPEEKRLYLGEFRERVIAAIRFKQLSDNFIKEQVEEQLQMYGVKVMKFHHDVLYEQMKDYVTLAERYKVAYTTVNDAEYKREYAIVLASDHAVDKADIVLKTEREQLLARGVPEAIIDAAGEDLCDDCRAIVSEKAPEILRRYGDLNVLERIVGKRCAACDATGRRM from the coding sequence ATGACCCGCCGCGAAGATGAGTTGCAACGTACGTTACAGGAAGGTATATACGGGACGCCGGAACTAAAACCGGAAGAGAAACGCCTTTATTTAGGTGAATTTCGGGAACGCGTCATCGCCGCCATTCGCTTTAAACAGTTGAGTGACAATTTTATAAAAGAGCAAGTGGAAGAGCAGTTGCAAATGTACGGTGTGAAAGTGATGAAATTTCATCACGACGTGCTGTATGAACAGATGAAAGATTACGTGACGCTGGCGGAACGGTACAAGGTTGCTTACACGACGGTCAACGACGCGGAGTATAAGCGCGAGTACGCAATCGTTTTGGCGAGCGATCACGCAGTCGACAAGGCAGATATTGTTTTAAAAACGGAGCGAGAACAGTTACTCGCCCGCGGCGTGCCGGAAGCGATTATCGACGCGGCAGGCGAAGACTTGTGCGACGACTGTCGTGCCATAGTTAGTGAAAAGGCGCCGGAAATTTTACGGCGGTACGGCGATCTAAACGTTTTAGAGCGCATCGTTGGCAAGCGGTGTGCGGCGTGCGACGCGACGGGGCGGCGGATGTAA
- a CDS encoding ABC transporter permease — protein sequence MTFPQLAFKNVRGDWHKYAAYYLSSAFTVLIFFVYAAFIFHPDVVDGKYHPALRNGLIVCEVIIVIFAFFFTLYSVSAFLKTRQKSFGLFTLMGMTQGQLYKLVFYETAIISLLAIGSGIGAGLLVTKGFFELIESSLDLVDPLPFVIASKAIWITVVGFLVLFTLLTAFALLHVGRSQIIDMIKAARRPKKPPLTSKWLVVVAVLCLAAGYGLAWVSGSMIVFTMFPILILTVIGTYFLFTQGSVAILRAIQKSRRYYYRGTHMLSVSQLVFKLKDNARVLFTVAILSAVVLTATGVLYSFYEGSMAGIKQNTPYTIGFTERGVTKDGAKHKVIAPQEVEKILRDHEVTVTEHVQVTGLAGDVVEQSAKSEGDVEPSFAMVIPNRTYNKLVAHIKEDKLQIASGHAVWINPYVGQGQMGVSQDDLLGAYEVQVGRRPLQLKVDDVRDKAVLNVDGRTTNMLVVSDADYDQLAQGAPQKRHIAFYGYELQNWQQAGVAVEKIEQRIPEKQQEFFQSRIEPYVMAKQIFSLTFFIGAFVSVLFFIAAGSMLYFKLFTELQEDQAQFKALRRIGLTKREVRKIATTQVGLIFFLPFLVGVVHAGFAMKILRDLLGDMVWGYAAVVVGVYFVLQCFYFLLSRSGYLRQMTKGY from the coding sequence ATGACGTTTCCGCAGCTCGCCTTTAAAAACGTACGCGGTGACTGGCACAAGTATGCCGCCTACTATTTAAGTAGTGCCTTTACCGTCTTAATTTTTTTCGTGTATGCCGCCTTTATTTTTCACCCAGACGTCGTAGACGGAAAATATCACCCCGCGTTGCGCAACGGGCTGATCGTGTGTGAAGTCATTATCGTCATTTTCGCTTTCTTCTTTACGCTTTACTCCGTTTCGGCCTTTCTAAAGACGCGGCAAAAGTCCTTCGGCCTGTTCACGTTAATGGGCATGACGCAAGGACAGCTGTACAAACTCGTTTTTTACGAGACGGCCATTATTTCCCTGCTGGCGATCGGATCAGGCATCGGGGCGGGGTTGTTAGTGACGAAAGGCTTTTTTGAACTAATCGAGTCATCGCTTGATTTAGTCGATCCGCTGCCGTTCGTCATCGCGTCAAAAGCGATCTGGATTACCGTTGTCGGCTTTCTCGTGCTGTTTACGTTACTTACAGCGTTCGCCTTACTTCACGTCGGTCGCAGTCAAATTATCGATATGATCAAAGCGGCACGGCGTCCGAAGAAGCCGCCGCTGACATCGAAATGGCTCGTTGTCGTCGCCGTCCTTTGCCTCGCTGCTGGCTACGGCTTGGCATGGGTGTCGGGATCGATGATCGTGTTCACGATGTTCCCCATCCTCATCTTGACCGTGATCGGGACGTACTTTTTGTTTACCCAAGGCAGCGTGGCGATTTTGCGTGCTATCCAAAAAAGTCGCCGCTACTATTACAGAGGTACACATATGCTTAGCGTGTCGCAACTCGTGTTTAAATTGAAAGATAACGCCCGCGTGTTATTTACGGTGGCGATTTTGTCAGCAGTCGTGTTGACGGCGACGGGTGTCCTCTACTCGTTTTACGAAGGGAGTATGGCGGGCATTAAACAAAATACGCCGTACACGATCGGTTTTACGGAACGCGGCGTGACGAAAGATGGGGCGAAACATAAAGTCATCGCACCGCAAGAAGTCGAAAAAATATTGCGCGACCACGAGGTGACCGTGACAGAACACGTGCAAGTCACCGGTCTCGCGGGGGACGTCGTAGAACAGAGTGCTAAAAGTGAAGGGGACGTGGAGCCGTCCTTCGCGATGGTCATCCCGAACCGCACGTACAATAAATTGGTGGCGCACATTAAGGAAGACAAGCTACAAATTGCATCCGGACATGCGGTATGGATTAATCCGTATGTAGGGCAAGGGCAAATGGGTGTAAGTCAGGACGATTTGCTAGGTGCTTATGAGGTGCAAGTAGGCAGGCGACCGTTGCAGCTTAAGGTGGACGACGTGCGAGACAAGGCGGTTCTCAACGTCGATGGGCGCACCACAAATATGCTCGTCGTGAGCGATGCCGACTACGATCAGCTTGCGCAAGGCGCGCCGCAGAAACGACACATCGCGTTTTACGGTTACGAGTTGCAAAATTGGCAACAGGCAGGAGTAGCCGTGGAAAAAATCGAGCAGCGCATTCCGGAGAAACAACAGGAGTTTTTTCAATCGCGCATTGAACCTTATGTGATGGCGAAACAAATCTTTTCGCTGACTTTCTTCATCGGTGCCTTTGTCAGTGTGCTCTTTTTCATTGCTGCAGGCAGTATGTTGTACTTTAAACTGTTTACCGAATTACAGGAGGACCAAGCGCAGTTTAAGGCGCTCCGGCGGATTGGCCTCACGAAGCGAGAAGTGCGTAAAATTGCGACGACACAAGTCGGGCTCATCTTCTTCCTCCCGTTTCTCGTCGGGGTCGTGCACGCCGGCTTCGCCATGAAAATATTGCGTGACTTATTAGGTGACATGGTGTGGGGGTATGCAGCGGTCGTCGTCGGTGTTTATTTCGTGTTACAGTGCTTTTACTTCTTGTTGAGCCGCAGCGGCTATTTGCGACAGATGACGAAAGGTTATTAA
- a CDS encoding MarR family winged helix-turn-helix transcriptional regulator, producing MNRNDDLLQLEDVFKQVSKKLSMLWHRTGIKISGSHARILAQLDREGPQKTSDLAKMLGMTAGGVTGLADKLIAEGLATRRRAENDRRIVYLEITDKGKDMLTHVREQREKMKAAIIDGLTDKELHHMLLVYKKILQNIEDALK from the coding sequence TTGAATCGCAACGACGATTTATTACAGTTGGAAGATGTGTTCAAACAGGTCAGTAAGAAATTATCGATGCTGTGGCACAGAACGGGTATTAAAATATCGGGGTCACACGCGCGCATTTTGGCGCAACTCGACCGAGAAGGACCTCAAAAAACGTCAGACCTAGCAAAAATGCTCGGGATGACGGCGGGCGGTGTCACCGGTCTCGCCGATAAATTAATAGCGGAAGGTTTGGCCACGAGGCGACGCGCCGAAAACGATCGACGCATCGTCTACTTAGAGATTACAGACAAAGGGAAAGATATGTTGACCCACGTTCGCGAGCAGCGGGAAAAGATGAAAGCAGCAATTATCGACGGGCTGACAGATAAAGAGTTACATCACATGTTGCTCGTGTACAAAAAAATCCTCCAAAACATTGAGGATGCACTAAAATAA
- a CDS encoding MDR family MFS transporter codes for MGELDQRKKVTVMIAIMATMLFASINQTIVGTALPRIISKLGGMDYYTWVFTIYMLTSSITAILVGKLSDMFGRKPFIIAGILIFSLGSFLSGLSSTIVHLIVFRGIQGFGGGMIMSTAFTAIGDLYAPRERARWQGYMTALFGLSSAFGPTLGGYIVDHLEWHWVFWIFLPFGLVALALIWLLFPSVEQENRNPIDYFGSLFLTLTVVPLLLAFSWAGKEYAWTSPQISGLFASAVLALTAFILIESKVKNPVIPLTLFKNSVFVISNLASLTMGAGMFGAIMFMPFFVQGVLGTSATSSGLVTMPMTFSLMIGSALSGQLIARTGKYKKLALGGLFVIVVGMVAMSFMSANASIPFAIVTIVVVGFGIGIGMPVFTLTIQNAVDHSVLGTATASSQLFRSLGGTIGVSVMGTVLTQRMATEMSAVAGKVGEAIPTGGTVPPAGDAGNAGGTAPLDSEPQVMDQLQALQDPQTLLDPDKLTEIEHALPPPLQDAFASIVTVVREALGSALSSVFLTGALIVAVAFVVTLFLKEIPLKSAQKRNTAQTSKVNQPS; via the coding sequence ATGGGAGAATTAGACCAAAGAAAAAAAGTAACCGTCATGATCGCCATTATGGCGACGATGTTGTTCGCTTCGATTAACCAGACGATCGTCGGCACGGCGTTGCCGCGCATTATTTCCAAACTCGGCGGGATGGATTATTACACGTGGGTGTTTACGATTTACATGCTCACCTCGAGCATTACCGCGATTTTGGTCGGGAAACTGTCGGATATGTTTGGGCGCAAACCGTTTATCATCGCGGGTATCCTCATTTTTAGTTTGGGCTCCTTTTTATCAGGATTATCTAGCACAATTGTACATTTGATCGTTTTCCGCGGCATTCAAGGGTTTGGTGGCGGAATGATTATGTCGACCGCTTTTACGGCGATCGGCGACTTGTACGCCCCGCGCGAACGGGCGCGTTGGCAAGGGTATATGACCGCTTTGTTCGGGCTGTCCAGTGCGTTCGGACCGACGCTCGGCGGGTACATTGTCGACCATCTCGAATGGCATTGGGTGTTTTGGATCTTCCTACCTTTCGGTCTCGTCGCTCTTGCACTGATTTGGCTGTTGTTTCCATCAGTCGAACAAGAAAATCGCAACCCGATCGATTACTTCGGCTCGCTGTTCTTAACACTAACGGTCGTGCCGCTTTTACTCGCCTTTTCGTGGGCGGGAAAAGAATACGCGTGGACATCGCCACAAATTAGCGGATTGTTTGCCAGTGCTGTTCTTGCACTCACCGCGTTCATCCTCATTGAAAGCAAAGTAAAAAACCCTGTCATTCCGCTCACCCTGTTTAAAAACAGTGTGTTTGTCATTTCCAACCTCGCCAGCTTAACGATGGGAGCGGGCATGTTTGGCGCGATTATGTTCATGCCTTTCTTCGTGCAAGGCGTACTCGGAACGTCGGCGACGAGTTCCGGCCTCGTGACGATGCCGATGACGTTTAGCTTAATGATCGGCAGTGCACTGAGTGGTCAACTGATCGCGCGCACTGGCAAGTACAAAAAACTTGCCCTCGGCGGACTGTTCGTCATCGTCGTCGGCATGGTGGCGATGTCGTTCATGAGTGCGAATGCGTCGATCCCGTTTGCTATTGTCACAATCGTCGTCGTCGGGTTCGGCATCGGGATCGGGATGCCCGTGTTTACCCTCACGATTCAAAACGCCGTCGACCACAGCGTCTTAGGGACAGCGACCGCCTCGTCACAACTGTTCCGCTCGTTAGGCGGCACGATCGGCGTTTCCGTCATGGGAACGGTGCTCACGCAGCGGATGGCGACAGAAATGAGTGCTGTCGCTGGCAAGGTGGGCGAAGCAATCCCTACCGGCGGCACGGTACCGCCAGCCGGTGATGCCGGTAACGCCGGTGGCACCGCACCGCTGGATTCAGAACCGCAAGTGATGGACCAGTTGCAGGCATTGCAAGATCCGCAAACACTGTTGGATCCCGATAAATTGACAGAAATTGAACACGCGCTGCCGCCACCGTTACAAGACGCGTTCGCGAGCATTGTTACCGTCGTCCGCGAGGCGCTCGGGTCCGCTCTGTCCAGCGTATTTTTAACTGGGGCGCTCATCGTCGCCGTCGCCTTCGTCGTCACGCTGTTTCTAAAAGAAATCCCGCTCAAGTCTGCGCAAAAAAGAAACACCGCACAGACGTCAAAAGTCAATCAACCGTCTTAA
- the copZ gene encoding copper chaperone CopZ codes for MTNDTLRVEGMSCNHCVKAVEGALKAIDVRAKVDLAQKTVAVSYDENSVTLAQIKEAIEEQGYDVV; via the coding sequence ATGACGAACGATACATTACGTGTCGAAGGGATGTCTTGTAACCACTGTGTGAAAGCGGTGGAAGGCGCACTCAAGGCAATCGACGTACGAGCAAAGGTCGATCTGGCGCAAAAGACAGTCGCCGTGTCGTACGATGAAAACAGTGTGACACTGGCGCAAATTAAAGAAGCGATTGAAGAACAAGGGTACGATGTCGTTTAA
- a CDS encoding ABC transporter ATP-binding protein yields the protein MTYKALDKFSLAIDEGEFVGVMGPSGSGKTTLLNILATIDQPTSGELHINGVNPNDLKNRDLALFRRRQLGFIFQDFNLLDTLTLKENIILPLVLDKAGAKAIEARVHDIASLLNIEHLLDKRTYEVSGGQQQRAAAARALIHDPAILLADEPTGNLDSKAANNLMQSLAQLNEQKGSTIMMVTHDPFAASFCERIVFIKDGQYTEELRRRSDRNVFLQHILDALSRLGGTSDDVSAARL from the coding sequence ATGACTTACAAAGCATTAGACAAGTTTTCGCTGGCGATTGACGAAGGGGAATTCGTCGGGGTGATGGGGCCTTCCGGCAGCGGGAAAACGACGCTTCTCAACATATTAGCGACGATCGACCAACCGACGTCGGGAGAACTACACATAAACGGTGTCAATCCGAACGATTTGAAAAACCGCGACCTCGCCTTGTTCCGGCGGCGACAGCTAGGGTTTATTTTCCAAGACTTTAACTTACTCGACACGTTGACGTTAAAAGAAAACATCATTTTGCCCCTCGTGCTCGACAAAGCGGGCGCGAAGGCGATTGAGGCGCGCGTGCACGACATTGCTTCGCTCCTCAATATTGAACACTTACTCGACAAGCGTACGTACGAAGTATCGGGTGGGCAGCAACAGCGGGCCGCGGCGGCGCGCGCCCTCATTCACGACCCGGCTATTTTGCTCGCTGACGAGCCGACCGGTAACCTCGATTCGAAAGCGGCGAACAACTTAATGCAGTCGCTCGCGCAGTTAAACGAACAAAAAGGGTCGACGATTATGATGGTGACACACGACCCGTTTGCCGCGAGCTTTTGCGAGCGGATCGTCTTTATTAAAGACGGCCAGTACACCGAAGAGTTGCGGAGACGTTCAGACCGAAACGTCTTTTTACAACATATATTAGACGCCTTGTCGCGATTAGGGGGGACTAGCGATGACGTTTCCGCAGCTCGCCTTTAA
- a CDS encoding response regulator transcription factor: MKRILYIEDELEIGEWVHRDLSQRGYDVKWLTRGDEAHRYMDGVDLVILDVMLPGLDGFTVGQRLKQQVADVPILMLSARTAVEDKLEGLSFADDYLTKPFHPDELAARVDVLLRRFGEAGDQPVQLQHLDIYLRENRVVDRETGEEVTLTGKEYKLLSYFLRHINQILTKEQLYEAVWDEPFVGGDNTIMVHIRHLRKKIERNPSQPTVIQTIRGLGYRIKR; the protein is encoded by the coding sequence ATGAAGCGCATTTTATATATCGAAGACGAACTGGAGATTGGCGAGTGGGTGCATCGCGATTTAAGCCAACGCGGTTACGACGTGAAGTGGTTGACGCGGGGCGATGAGGCACACCGCTACATGGACGGGGTAGACCTCGTCATTTTAGACGTCATGTTGCCGGGGTTGGACGGCTTTACCGTCGGACAACGACTGAAGCAGCAAGTTGCCGACGTGCCGATTTTAATGCTGTCTGCGCGCACGGCGGTAGAAGATAAATTAGAAGGGCTGTCGTTTGCGGACGACTATTTGACGAAGCCGTTTCATCCGGACGAACTGGCGGCACGAGTCGACGTGCTGTTGCGCCGCTTCGGGGAGGCGGGTGACCAGCCGGTACAGTTACAGCATTTGGACATTTATTTGCGCGAAAACCGCGTCGTCGACCGCGAAACAGGAGAAGAAGTGACGCTGACGGGAAAAGAATACAAGTTACTCAGCTATTTTCTCCGTCACATCAACCAAATATTGACGAAAGAACAGCTGTATGAAGCGGTGTGGGACGAACCGTTCGTTGGTGGGGACAATACGATCATGGTGCACATCCGCCACTTGCGCAAAAAAATTGAGCGCAATCCGAGTCAGCCGACAGTAATCCAGACGATTCGCGGCCTCGGTTACCGGATCAAACGATGA
- a CDS encoding HAMP domain-containing sensor histidine kinase, translating to MKFRYSLLVKYLGIVGLYFVLVPIALLLVNIAYYPQDEWQAAKYTTDEIEEQWHATAKKMAPLSSKQKIQLLTKLKRQYPEATLFWVDARGKTRFQLPEDASVRKTWNTSATVEFMKKSYDADPFTVVALLGETGADGFIAIQMPRTYTEVKYDGNTTFSFAWLFFLNFGVVIGLFLFLSWLFFFRLRRRLLKLQAAMHTAEQTGAFMTVAVSGKDEIAELEYSFNRMAVELEESKVREQQEEQLRRELIANLSHDLRTPLTVLRGHAYALKQEQLSEEGKHSLVVIDDKIDYLGQLIDNLLSLSLLTAGKFPYHPQPTDVIALLRKIVASWYPVLEEDGFEVDVQLPDESLTWEVDPQWFERIWNNLLQNVVRYAQKGKYVGISLHANERETCLLLEDRGPGIKRGSASKGAGIGLSIVTLMTQEMAIDWHIESSETGTRCLLCKRVQ from the coding sequence ATGAAGTTTCGCTACTCGCTACTGGTCAAGTATTTAGGAATTGTGGGTCTTTACTTCGTTCTCGTCCCAATCGCGCTCTTACTCGTTAACATCGCCTATTACCCGCAGGACGAATGGCAGGCAGCCAAATATACGACCGATGAGATCGAGGAACAGTGGCACGCGACTGCGAAAAAAATGGCCCCTTTATCCTCTAAACAAAAAATACAGTTGTTAACTAAGCTGAAGCGCCAGTACCCTGAGGCGACTCTTTTTTGGGTCGACGCCCGAGGAAAGACGCGCTTCCAGTTGCCGGAAGATGCTTCCGTGCGCAAAACGTGGAATACATCGGCAACAGTTGAATTTATGAAAAAAAGTTATGACGCTGACCCTTTCACGGTTGTCGCCTTGCTCGGTGAAACAGGAGCGGACGGCTTTATTGCGATCCAAATGCCGCGCACGTATACCGAGGTGAAGTATGACGGTAATACCACCTTTTCGTTCGCTTGGCTCTTTTTTCTTAATTTCGGCGTCGTCATCGGTTTGTTCTTATTTTTGTCGTGGCTCTTTTTCTTTCGCTTACGGAGGCGGTTGCTCAAGTTGCAAGCGGCGATGCACACCGCGGAGCAGACAGGCGCTTTTATGACCGTCGCGGTGTCGGGGAAAGACGAAATTGCCGAGTTGGAGTATTCGTTCAACCGCATGGCGGTCGAATTAGAGGAGAGTAAAGTGCGGGAACAGCAGGAAGAACAGTTGCGCCGTGAATTGATTGCCAATTTGTCCCACGATTTACGTACACCGCTCACCGTGCTGCGCGGTCACGCCTATGCACTTAAACAGGAACAGCTGTCGGAGGAGGGAAAGCATTCGCTCGTCGTGATCGACGATAAGATCGACTACCTCGGACAACTGATCGACAACTTGCTGTCGTTGTCGCTACTGACGGCAGGAAAATTTCCGTATCACCCGCAGCCGACCGACGTCATTGCTTTACTACGGAAAATTGTCGCCTCGTGGTATCCGGTCCTCGAAGAGGACGGTTTCGAAGTCGACGTGCAGCTCCCGGACGAGTCACTTACGTGGGAAGTTGACCCGCAATGGTTCGAGCGCATTTGGAACAACTTGTTGCAAAACGTCGTTCGCTATGCACAAAAAGGGAAATACGTCGGAATTTCCTTGCATGCGAACGAGCGAGAAACGTGTCTGTTGCTCGAAGATCGCGGACCGGGGATCAAGCGAGGCAGTGCGTCGAAAGGGGCGGGCATCGGTCTCTCGATCGTGACGTTAATGACGCAGGAGATGGCCATTGATTGGCACATCGAAAGCAGCGAAACAGGTACGCGATGTCTTTTGTGCAAAAGGGTACAGTAA
- a CDS encoding acyl-CoA synthetase gives MADDIDRHAADPQKVAVVCEDAQGNVATLTYADLKRQSDELARGLRATGLGQGSKILIILPRSVDTYVVYLAALKAGCIVMPGSEMLQSGDIAYRVQHAQASGAIVYAPLAPRVDAVREQCPHLKRFISFGGNAHGWVDLASVQQLGKEQSGQPLPQTNCDDIAFISYTSGTTGGPKGVIHHHQWAIPHRQVVGEKWLGIADGDVVWATAGPGWAKWVWSPFIATLSLGATAFVYSGKFAAETYLSLMQKHAVNVLCCTPTEYRMMAKVEGLERYDLQALKQAVSAGEPLNREVIDTFRRYFDVDVRDGYGQTENSLLVGTLVGMTIKPGSMGKPTPGNRVAIVDEDGRVVPQGVVGDIAVHREAPTLFKGYYDDAKRTEYAFRGDWYITGDQARADEEGYYWFEGRADDIIISSGYTIGPFEVEDALVRHSAVRECAVVASPDEVRGTIVKAFVVLKQPETASDELVRELQDHVKRVTAPYKYPREIEFVADLPKTTSGKIRRIALRMQEREQKTAK, from the coding sequence ATGGCGGACGATATTGACCGCCACGCAGCTGATCCACAAAAAGTGGCGGTCGTCTGTGAAGACGCACAAGGAAACGTCGCTACATTGACGTATGCCGACCTAAAACGGCAATCGGACGAATTGGCGCGCGGGTTGCGGGCGACCGGCCTAGGACAAGGTAGTAAGATACTTATTATATTACCGCGCAGCGTGGATACATATGTCGTCTATTTAGCCGCGTTGAAGGCGGGATGCATCGTCATGCCCGGTTCGGAAATGTTGCAGAGCGGTGATATCGCCTACCGGGTGCAGCACGCGCAAGCGAGCGGGGCGATCGTGTACGCACCACTCGCCCCCCGCGTCGATGCAGTGCGCGAGCAATGCCCGCACTTAAAGCGCTTTATCTCCTTTGGCGGCAACGCCCACGGTTGGGTCGACCTTGCATCGGTGCAACAGTTGGGCAAAGAGCAGTCTGGACAACCGTTGCCACAGACGAACTGTGATGACATCGCCTTCATTTCATATACATCGGGTACGACGGGTGGCCCGAAAGGAGTTATTCATCACCACCAGTGGGCGATTCCGCATCGGCAAGTCGTCGGTGAAAAGTGGCTCGGCATAGCGGACGGCGACGTCGTGTGGGCGACGGCGGGACCGGGGTGGGCGAAGTGGGTGTGGAGTCCGTTTATCGCCACGCTCAGTCTCGGAGCGACAGCGTTCGTATACAGTGGTAAGTTCGCTGCGGAAACGTATTTGTCACTGATGCAAAAGCATGCCGTTAACGTACTCTGCTGTACACCGACCGAGTATCGGATGATGGCGAAAGTAGAAGGACTCGAACGATACGATTTGCAAGCGCTTAAACAAGCGGTCAGTGCGGGCGAGCCACTCAACCGCGAAGTGATCGACACGTTTCGGCGCTATTTTGACGTCGACGTGCGCGACGGCTACGGGCAGACGGAAAATTCGCTGCTCGTCGGTACGCTTGTCGGCATGACGATTAAGCCTGGGTCGATGGGCAAGCCGACGCCTGGCAACCGCGTGGCAATCGTCGACGAAGACGGACGAGTCGTGCCGCAAGGCGTGGTCGGCGACATTGCGGTGCACCGCGAGGCGCCGACTTTATTTAAAGGTTACTACGATGACGCCAAACGCACGGAATACGCGTTTCGCGGCGATTGGTATATAACAGGTGATCAGGCGCGCGCCGACGAGGAAGGGTACTATTGGTTTGAAGGGCGCGCGGACGACATCATTATTAGTTCCGGTTATACGATTGGGCCGTTTGAAGTCGAAGACGCCCTCGTGCGCCACTCGGCCGTGCGAGAGTGCGCCGTCGTCGCTAGTCCGGACGAAGTGCGCGGTACAATTGTGAAGGCGTTCGTCGTGTTGAAGCAGCCGGAAACCGCTAGTGACGAGTTAGTGCGCGAGTTACAAGATCACGTCAAACGGGTGACTGCTCCGTACAAATACCCGCGGGAAATCGAGTTCGTCGCCGATTTGCCGAAAACGACGAGTGGCAAAATTCGCCGCATCGCCTTACGGATGCAGGAGCGGGAACAAAAGACAGCTAAGTAG